A part of Phoenix dactylifera cultivar Barhee BC4 chromosome 2, palm_55x_up_171113_PBpolish2nd_filt_p, whole genome shotgun sequence genomic DNA contains:
- the LOC103706163 gene encoding protein HIGH ARSENIC CONTENT 1, mitochondrial-like isoform X2, with translation MAPTLSSEAVATVDVHAAKRLMCSGHRYLDVRTVEEFNKGHLENAINVPYLFFTPQGREKNSKFVEQVSLVCNKDDHIVVGCQSGMRSLPATVDLVNAGFKHAKNMGGGYAAWVENGFVVKKPKGELQ, from the exons ATGGCTCCCACTTTAAG CTCGGAAGCAGTCGCGACCGTGGACGTCCACGCCGCGAAACGTCTCATGTGCTCCGGCCACCGCTACTTGGACGTCAG GACCGTGGAGGAATTCAACAAGGGCCATCTAGAGAACGCCATAAACGTCCCGTATCTGTTCTTCACCCCACAAG gaaGGGAGAAAAATTCGAAGTTTGTGGAGCAGGTGTCGTTGGTTTGCAACAAGGATGATCACATAGTTGTG GGATGTCAGAGTGGAATGCGATCCCTCCCAGCAACCGTGGATCTTGTCAACGCT GGTTTCAAGCACGCAAAGAACATGGGAGGTGGTTATGCCGCATGGGTGGAGAACGGGTTTGTCGTGAAGAAGCCCAAGGGAGAGCTGCAGTGA
- the LOC103706163 gene encoding protein HIGH ARSENIC CONTENT 1, mitochondrial-like isoform X1, which yields MAPTLSSSEAVATVDVHAAKRLMCSGHRYLDVRTVEEFNKGHLENAINVPYLFFTPQGREKNSKFVEQVSLVCNKDDHIVVGCQSGMRSLPATVDLVNAGFKHAKNMGGGYAAWVENGFVVKKPKGELQ from the exons ATGGCTCCCACTTTAAG TAGCTCGGAAGCAGTCGCGACCGTGGACGTCCACGCCGCGAAACGTCTCATGTGCTCCGGCCACCGCTACTTGGACGTCAG GACCGTGGAGGAATTCAACAAGGGCCATCTAGAGAACGCCATAAACGTCCCGTATCTGTTCTTCACCCCACAAG gaaGGGAGAAAAATTCGAAGTTTGTGGAGCAGGTGTCGTTGGTTTGCAACAAGGATGATCACATAGTTGTG GGATGTCAGAGTGGAATGCGATCCCTCCCAGCAACCGTGGATCTTGTCAACGCT GGTTTCAAGCACGCAAAGAACATGGGAGGTGGTTATGCCGCATGGGTGGAGAACGGGTTTGTCGTGAAGAAGCCCAAGGGAGAGCTGCAGTGA